A genomic window from Castor canadensis chromosome 18, mCasCan1.hap1v2, whole genome shotgun sequence includes:
- the Snrpd3 gene encoding small nuclear ribonucleoprotein Sm D3, producing the protein MSIGVPIKVLHEAEGHIVTCETNTGEVYRGKLIEAEDNMNCQMSNITVTYRDGRVAQLEQVYIRGSKIRFLILPDMLKNAPMLKSMKNKNQGSGAGRGKAAILKAQVAARGRGRGMGRGNIFQKRR; encoded by the exons ATGTCTATTGGTGTGCcaataaaagtcctccatgaAGCTGAGGGCCACATTGTGACTTGTGAGACAAACACCGGTGAGGTATATCGAGGGAAGCTGATTGAAGCAGAAGACAACATGAACTGCCAG atgtcCAATATCACAGTCACATACAGAGATGGCCGAGTGGCACAGCTGGAGCAAGTGTACATCCGTGGCAGCAAGATTCGCTTTTTGATTTTGCCTGACATGCTAAAAAATGCACCAATGTTAAagagcatgaaaaataaaaaccaaggctcaggggctggccggggaaaagctGCTATCCTGAAGGCTCAAG TGGCTGCAAGAGGAAGAGGACGTGGAATGGGGCGTGGAAACATCTTCCAGAAGCGAAGATAA